The Aequorivita sublithincola DSM 14238 genome window below encodes:
- a CDS encoding glycoside hydrolase family 3 N-terminal domain-containing protein has product MKNFLLACILISIYFPALAQENNPLILKKDFQNQRKWVDSIYENMTLEEKMGQLFMADIFSSDPKANTDKIKDLITNYHLGGVIFSKGGPVRQAKLNNEFQSLAKIPLMIGMDAEWGLAMRLDSTYAFPWNMTLGAITDNKIVEKIGKRIGEQSKRLGVHINFAPVVDINTNPRNPIIGNRSFGEDRDNVTEKALAFMKGMQSAGIMGSAKHFPGHGDTETDSHKTLPTVDFSRERLDTLELYPYKKLISQGLNSVMVAHLNVPALEPQLNYPSSLSTKIVTDLLKKEMGFNGLIFTDALNMKGASNFKKPGEIELAAFLAGNDVLLISEDVPKAMEFLINSYNEKVITEKRLAYSVKKILYAKYKVGLNHYQPVKIPYLFEDLNSVNDDALYEEAIDNALTVLKNNRAILPIKDLQKKKIAYVNFGDDSGEDFLNELKKYGNVEWVKANSLDDYIQKLKEYNYVIIGFHKSNENPWKKFEFSQNELVWLYEIARTNTVILDVFARPYAMLDLKTTANFEGIIMSYQNSKISQQLSAQLIFGAREAKGKLPVSLGEDFPLNTFLQTKSLRRLQYGTPESVGVNSYKLNKIDSLVNRGLREGMFPGAQVLVARKGKIIYQKNFGYNEYDKKIAITDTTIYDLASMTKILAALPLVMQLVDKKELSLNTKLSEMLPEYKNSNKADVTLKQMLSHYARFKAWIPFYRHTYNEAKTGVSSKYYSDIPGKDFNVEVAKNLYMRRDYIDTIYKDIRESDLNSRLEYKYSDLPYYILKKYLEQKFGKPLEIIVQENLYESLGANYTLYHPLNKFSIDNIPPTEQDDVFRKQKVQGYVNDQGAAMLGGVSGHAGLFSNSNDVAKIMQMYLWKGFYGGKRYFNPEILDLFNTCFYCDKNVRRGVGFDKPQLGTSGPTCGCVSMTSFGHSGFTGTFGWADPEEEVVYVFLSNRTFPDPENRKLIKSDLRSKIQEAIYEAIDY; this is encoded by the coding sequence ATGAAGAATTTTTTGCTTGCATGTATACTCATATCTATATACTTCCCGGCGCTTGCACAGGAAAATAACCCTTTGATTCTTAAAAAGGATTTTCAAAACCAACGGAAATGGGTAGATAGCATCTATGAGAATATGACTTTGGAAGAGAAAATGGGCCAACTTTTTATGGCCGATATATTTTCAAGCGACCCAAAGGCTAATACCGATAAAATAAAAGACCTAATTACGAATTATCACCTTGGCGGAGTTATCTTTTCCAAAGGTGGACCAGTGCGACAAGCCAAGCTAAACAACGAGTTTCAGTCGCTTGCAAAAATTCCGTTGATGATTGGGATGGACGCGGAATGGGGATTGGCGATGCGGCTAGATTCCACATACGCTTTTCCGTGGAACATGACTTTAGGAGCAATCACAGATAATAAAATAGTTGAAAAAATAGGTAAACGCATTGGTGAACAATCCAAACGCTTGGGAGTTCATATAAATTTCGCTCCAGTTGTAGACATTAATACGAATCCAAGAAACCCAATAATCGGAAACCGTTCCTTCGGAGAAGACCGCGACAACGTAACCGAAAAAGCGCTCGCATTTATGAAAGGAATGCAAAGCGCAGGAATTATGGGCAGTGCCAAACATTTTCCCGGGCATGGCGATACGGAAACGGATAGCCATAAAACCTTGCCCACAGTCGATTTTTCAAGAGAGCGGTTAGATACTTTAGAATTATACCCTTATAAAAAACTGATATCTCAAGGCTTAAATAGTGTGATGGTTGCGCATCTAAATGTTCCCGCTTTGGAACCGCAATTGAATTATCCGTCATCACTTTCAACTAAAATAGTAACTGATCTTTTGAAAAAGGAAATGGGCTTTAACGGCCTAATTTTTACGGACGCCCTTAATATGAAAGGCGCTTCAAACTTCAAAAAACCAGGAGAAATAGAACTTGCCGCTTTCTTAGCTGGGAATGACGTGCTTTTGATTTCTGAGGATGTTCCAAAGGCGATGGAATTTCTTATAAATTCATACAATGAAAAAGTAATTACCGAAAAACGCTTGGCTTATTCTGTAAAGAAAATTCTTTATGCAAAATATAAAGTTGGTTTAAATCACTACCAACCCGTAAAAATTCCATACTTATTTGAGGATTTAAACTCCGTAAACGACGATGCACTTTATGAAGAAGCAATAGACAACGCGCTAACAGTTTTAAAAAACAACCGTGCCATTCTTCCTATAAAAGATCTTCAAAAGAAAAAGATAGCTTATGTTAACTTTGGTGATGATTCTGGGGAAGATTTTTTGAATGAACTGAAGAAATACGGCAACGTAGAGTGGGTAAAAGCAAACAGTTTAGATGATTACATTCAAAAGCTAAAGGAATACAACTATGTAATTATCGGTTTTCATAAGAGCAATGAAAATCCTTGGAAAAAATTTGAATTCTCTCAAAATGAACTTGTTTGGCTTTATGAAATTGCTCGAACAAATACTGTAATTCTTGATGTTTTTGCAAGACCGTATGCAATGCTAGATTTGAAAACGACTGCCAATTTTGAAGGCATCATTATGTCTTATCAAAACAGTAAAATTTCGCAACAACTCTCGGCACAATTAATTTTTGGAGCACGTGAGGCAAAAGGAAAACTGCCAGTTTCTTTAGGTGAAGATTTCCCGCTAAACACTTTTTTACAAACAAAATCCTTACGCAGACTACAATACGGAACTCCCGAAAGTGTAGGCGTTAACAGCTATAAACTGAATAAAATTGATTCCCTCGTAAATCGTGGACTTCGTGAAGGTATGTTTCCTGGAGCACAAGTATTGGTTGCACGAAAAGGAAAGATTATTTATCAGAAAAATTTTGGTTACAACGAATATGATAAAAAAATAGCAATCACAGATACTACAATTTATGATCTAGCATCTATGACCAAAATTTTAGCTGCGTTGCCATTAGTCATGCAGTTGGTGGACAAGAAAGAATTAAGTCTAAACACAAAACTTTCTGAAATGCTTCCAGAGTATAAAAACTCCAATAAAGCAGACGTAACGTTAAAGCAAATGCTTTCGCATTATGCGCGGTTTAAAGCGTGGATTCCTTTTTACAGACATACTTATAACGAAGCAAAGACCGGCGTTTCTTCTAAATATTATTCAGATATTCCAGGAAAGGATTTTAACGTTGAAGTGGCAAAAAATCTATATATGCGTCGCGATTATATAGATACCATATACAAAGACATTCGTGAAAGTGATTTGAATTCAAGGTTAGAGTATAAATACAGCGATTTACCCTATTATATTCTTAAGAAATATTTAGAACAGAAATTCGGGAAACCTCTAGAAATCATAGTTCAGGAAAATCTTTACGAATCCCTGGGCGCCAATTATACTTTGTATCATCCTTTAAATAAATTTTCAATAGACAACATTCCACCTACAGAACAAGACGATGTTTTTAGAAAACAGAAAGTTCAAGGATATGTGAACGACCAAGGGGCAGCGATGCTTGGCGGAGTGAGTGGTCATGCGGGATTGTTCAGTAATTCCAATGACGTTGCCAAAATAATGCAAATGTATTTATGGAAAGGTTTTTATGGCGGTAAACGCTACTTTAATCCAGAGATTTTGGATCTTTTTAACACTTGCTTTTATTGTGACAAAAACGTAAGAAGAGGTGTTGGTTTTGACAAACCACAACTCGGAACATCAGGACCAACCTGCGGTTGTGTTTCTATGACGAGTTTTGGACATAGTGGATTCACAGGAACTTTTGGATGGGCAGATCCAGAAGAAGAAGTTGTTTATGTATTTTTATCCAACCGAACATTTCCCGATCCAGAAAACCGAAAGTTGATAAAAAGCGATTTACGAAGCAAAATTCAGGAAGCCATCTATGAGGCGATTGATTATTAA